The DNA window GTAACAAATACTTTTAATTGGTCTTCTGAGTTCTTAAAGGATCTGAATAGTTGTTTCATTCATAAAGCAATGTTCCCTGAAGTATTTTGTGCGGTACGAGCATCGCTTTTCCCTGTGATTTCGTTTGCCGCACAAAAGACAGCCTTTGGTATAGTTCGCCCTTCTTTTCTGGAGGCTTAGGCACTTGGTTTCTATATGGCCTTTTTGACCGCACAACCAGCAGTGCTGTTTGGTCTGGTAGAATGAGCAGTTGTGCCCCTCCTTCTGAGTGCACCTTCTACAGTTGGAGCAATGCACATAGTTGGGTTTTACGCAGGCATCGCAGGACTCACAGTGCTTGTATGTTTGGCCATTCACCGAGGGACACTTTTCGCAGCTGTTGCAGTGCAGGTTCTCCTTGGCTGTGTGACAATCGCATTTAGGGCAGTACTTATAGCCCTCTTCAAGTGGCAATTGAAGCAATCTCAGTGGCACGTTGGTGAATAAACGCACGGGTGATCCACAAAACCGACTCTGCTTGCCCACATTCGTATACCTAAGATGATTGGTGTAGTTGATCCTGTAGTCACACATTTCCAGCTCAGGCATCTCCTTCCTGATGTGGTTAGCTGAATAATATGGATATATCCAGAATATGGACAGTGGAGTGGATGGCAGTCGGTTGATTTGATTATGCAGTTTTCTCAGGCTACGCAAGGTGTGCGAAATCAGTTCAGTGCGGCAGCCAAAAGGTGGATCCGTTACAATCACAAGTTGATCGGAACTAAAAATTAAGAACCTTTAATAATTACAGTCACGATTATATAAGAATAAGTAGGTTACCTGGTGCCTTCCAGGAACTGTTCAAAGGGCTTTCGATCGTAAAAGAATTGATTATTGCACATATTGTAAAGGCAGAACTCCTCAGAACCCAGATACTCGGCAAATCTTTCATCCAGATCCAGTAGAAAACTTTGCAGTTTGTGACGCAGATGGAAGTGTAAACGTGGTGCGCCCATGCAGATAACCTTGCTGAGATGACGAGATCAGTAAGGGCATTTATAAATGGGTTGATCTACCCACCTAGCTCCTATATTTTCACACTGATTTGCCAAGAAGTTCAGAGCAGCTTCATCGAAAAAGTATTGGGCATTGACTTTATCCTGGGAAAGCGCTGTGAGGCTTAATGTGGGATCAGGTGTGGCGGGATGTGCTGTTTTCCTGGATGGCAAGGGATAGTCCTGTTTGGGAAGTTTAGTCCCGCAGGGTTGACCCTTCCACTGATTCGCTGGCAGGTGATAATTACAGAGTTTTGAGTCCCGGTGGGCTGAGCAAGCATAATAACCCTGCCCGGGCAGTTGGGATTGCCGGTAGAACAACACCGTGGGTCCATGCTCGCAGCGGGGGTGCTGATCCTCGGGAGCAGCATCGCCTTCTTCCATTTCGAGCAGCAGCTTATCGCTTTTATTATCAAACATTCTGCTAAAACGTTTATTTATCGTGAATGCCACAAAGTCAACAAACCGCGGAAGAAGAAGAGTGAGCACTGGGCAGTTTCTTACAATTAAGCTccaaacttttatttaataaatgaaacCATTCCATATTCATTAAATAAGCCATTCCTACGCAGTTTTCTACAAGTAAGCTAAATTTTTTAGGAGtgttgtttaaattatattttcttaatttctaTTCGATTGATTTCCGAATGTGGCAACGCCAGGCACTATTCGATACCAACGAGGTTAAGCCCAGAATTTTAAGGAAATTGGGCCTCAGCTTCTCTGGTCACTCTAATGTCACAAAAATCTATAAAAGCAACGTGCAAccaaagaaaattcttttaattgaaaatttcttGGAAAGCAGTAGTGTTTGGAgcaaaaatttttaaaatttgtactTCAGTGCGAGGCCATGTGGTCTcacaatttaaaacaaagaaaagttGATATAACAATCGCATGCGACTGCAATGAATGGATGAAAAGTAAGTGAAAAGAATAAGGCGGGAATTTATTAGTTTCTTGATGATTGTTCATATTCTGAAGAGTCGAGTGCCAAGTCGCAAGATTTGGCATTCTATTCCTGTGGAAAGAATAAGAACGGCCAACTGATAAACTAAATCTAATaacaaaattgatttgaaatGCAATTGTGCAAGCAAATAACTAACctatactttttttttcttctagAATGTGAAAAAACACGTGGCGAGAGATGAAAAGAGATGGAGATAGCCGGCTTTGAACTCATGGGTATGTAGTCTTCTCTTTCTTACAAATATGCGTGCTTGaatgagttttttttttttttgatgatAAGTTCAATCTGAACACAGTGCTGTTGATTTACAACttaaaattaaaccaaaaggATTCTGAGAACTTACAGATACAGaacttttcaaattgaaaaatgaGTACAAACTAACCCCAGTTTTTCGTTCTTATTTTTAGCTTTGCCAGAAAGGAAGCCGCCATTTTATCTTGAAGCAATTCTGAAAAATGTGATCGAGGTAAGATAAATGTGaacttaaatatgttttaaaagattttcctGATGATAAGTTCAATCTGAACAAAGTGCTGTTGATTCACAACttaaaattaaaccaaaaggATTCTGAAACGCAAACActaataataactttaaataaaaatgacaaGGAAAACCTAACCtaagtttttatttctttcagaATAAAGTGTTGATTTCGTGAAAGTTCTTCAATTGCAACTCTTTTATCATGAGgtaagttaaatttaaatatctaaataaaCATTGAAATCAGATTAATTGATGATAAGTAATTACCGTTTGATTTTCGTGATATTAAACCCCATGGCTGCTATTTAATAGTAACTGATTACCCTTTTAACTAGTACACATTTATCTTAATGGAGCATGTCATTAATCCAAATGTATCTTTTCAGGTTTATCTGCTGCTGGAAAACATTAAAATCTATGAGTCGTGAATCATAAGGTAAGAAAACTTTCTTTTGGTAtttgcaaatgttttattgATGAAAGTAATTACCGTACGACTTCTGTGATTAAATCTAAATGGCTGCAAATTTTGCAACTGAAATtcgatataaataaaacattttaattagtacTTCTTGATTTGCTAACTTTATTTATCTTCTTTTGCAGATCTGACAAGAAACGACTTAATGTAGAAGCAAGCTGATTCAATTCAATGGAAAGCAATTTAGGTGAGATTCAATTCAGATTTTGTAATATGCTGCAGTAGTTTAAATGATGAATACCTTTATCTATTAACTTTCGTTCTACTGAGTGGTAAATGCGGATATATTTCTCTGATACATAAAACCATAGCAGCAATTTGTCGCTAAAAACAAAGAAGGGCTATTATtaaccttttttattttattttttacagtCGTTTGCGATATCTTTTTCTCGAGGGGCTGACTGACTGATGGTTAAGAACGTTCAAATTGGTAGGTTATCCTCAAAGTATTACACACATTGTTTATATGATGTTACTTCTAGTATAGTTCATTAGAAACACACATGTTACAAACTTTTCGAAGCTGATACAGCATTTATATATCctttaattaaatggttttttatcaaattattaaaaattaatcattttttaCGTTCTAGAATGGAACTAGGCAGACCAATTTGCTTTATGAAGATCATCGGATTACCGAACACACTTAAGGTAAGCAGATCCATCCTATTGGTTAGATATAAAATTTCTTTGATAAGCGTTGCATATGATGATATTTTCCTATCTCAGGATTCCCTCTTCTGAGTAGAACCCTTATACAACCGTGCTGTTCACTTTCCCTGTCTGAAATAAACGctttacaaatgaaattgaatgtCACCTTATTTAAATGTGTTGCTAACCAAATCCATTTCTATAAAATTACAGATGTTTCCCTAAATCACAAAAACCTGGACATGCCTCGAACTATAAAGGTAAATTAGCAACGataatttaaagtattttatttacaatgaTGATATTTTCCGTCCGTGGAATTTAAACAAAGTAAAATCATGCTGACATTTTTATGTCTTCTTTCCCCAACTGattaataatttcaaatttaagttTGAAGACACTTTAATACCAGTATACTTATCataattttgtttctgttgcaggtttttttttttaaactggaGTTATCCATTATTGAGGTAGAAACTTGCATCTCATATAGCccaaaaggtaaataaaacaatatattttttatatttatttgaaatgatGATAATAAAAGTCCGAATTAGTACTTAGCGAAGCTATGCTGTATAAGATTTCCCCAACTGAtgcaattttccaaatattagACGAGCAAACCATTTTTGAATGAAAGCtaatttggtttatttatttttatcttgCAGGTTTATCCACAAAATGGGCTCAATATCAAACAGTTTTCtgaaataaatgcaattaaattactgaaatatataatgcacttttaattaacattGGGGGGTATGGGAACCAAATACTAAGACATAAtgcagcaaaaaaaatgtcTAGAATTactaaatttaataaaatttcatgcaataattttgtttaattcaGGCGCCATCTGTTACTCGTAGTATTGCCTATACTGAGCGACATCTGGCGTATTAAAACGGAAGCTTCAGAAAGTGTAGTACGAAGTGGCAGCGCCGCAGTGTTCTATTGCAAAAGCTGCCTGCTGCGAAGCTTTCAGTTTGAATGTTTGGTCGTTACTTTTTGATATTTATCTGTACACAAATATTAACATAAAGTGAGCATTCCGTTTCGTGGGGTGATTTTCCGAAATCACTTTTCTTGGGACTTGCAATGCCTTACCCACCATTCCCACTAGCTTTCCAATGTGTCTCCCATatttcaatgcatttttaagGACGGCAAACATCAATTTATCATGCTGTAGTGCTGTCCACATAAGCGGAAGTCGCATGCCCTGCCAGCCGTatgagcaacaacaacaacaacgcgaGCATTAAAAAGAAACTCCCCCACTTTGAGGGGTGCGGAGGGGTTCGGCGGGGTCACAACTATTTTCAACATTGTGCACACATTTCATTCATTGAGTGCATGTTGAGCACGAGCATATTTACAACGAGTTGCAGCGAGGACGATGTGTGCGGGGCACTTAATGCGCTTTTATGCGATTTATTGGGGTATTTTAAATGACAGTtagttggttttttatttagttgATAATTATCTGGGGGGAACGAGCGATGTGCCATCAAATCGcaatgaattcaattgaatattTACCACTTACCACCCATCACGACCACGTTATTTACAACTCCGCTTGAGACTTTAGTAGAGGAGACAAGACTTTCGACGGGTAGTTCTGAGTGCACTGTTAAAGTAATGCTCAATTAAACTCATGGAATGGAACAGGACTATCTAATTGACATACATTTTGTAATACAAGTGCATTACTTATGATTCCTCAAGCTTGGGAATCTTGTTTTCTAGAAAATGTTACATTTTGATTCcgaattgcattttatttgtttcagtttTGTTCAGTGTGCCTGGTGGTTTGCCGAAAACTGGCAGGAAGTACTGGGTGCCATCGACGGACGCGCCAAGTCGTCGAACTTTTTGCACTCGATATGTGACGACAAGGACATCGCTGCGCTTTTTCACTCCCCAAACTGATAAAGATAAGGCCAAGGAGTCTGTCGTCGCTCCGCTCCGTTCCGAGTGGCTCCTGCAGGAAACTTTGCCTTTCTGCCTGTCTTGGTTCTGGACTGTGTCTTCTGTCTTCAGATCTCTATGGCCCCGGTTTTTGCGGTTAGCTTGGGAGCAGCAGACAAGCAGCAGGCAAGCAGCTCAAGTTGGCGGGCATTTCTGTGacaatttattttctgtgcTTTGGCATTCGCTTTTCAACAAATCGAAAAACTATTAAATTGGGCTGAACGCCAGCAAACGAACGCCAAAGGACAAAGAGAAGGGACaaccaaagccaaaagaaatGAGGGAGAAGCATTTATTTCCGGAAGATATTGAAAATTATATGCCCTATTAGGGCAACCCTAACATACGTTTGGATAGATTTCTCTTGAGACTTGATTAGTTTTTGGTTCCACTAAAAGAGCTTTATATATCTGGTTTCAATCTTAAAAGATCTCACATAGTCTAAACAAATGTaacttttataatattattataacaGTTCTTAAAGTCATTTCCTGCAATTGATATAAATTTCCTCCCGTTTCATTAAACTTACTTAAAAGGCCATTGGAAAATCTGGGTTATTCACGTAATACGAGTACAACTCTCTAAAAAGGGGAATCCCTTTGAACATTCCACTCGCAGGACTTGAGCGCTCACTTTCCCCATTCTGTGTCCTGCTAAGAGCATTCAAAGGCAAACTTTGACCGCTTTTTGCCAGGACCTACACTGCCAGAGATTTCGCTTTGTTGACAATCACGCGACTTTTCCCCGCTTCGGCACATTTGATTTGGCGGCAACTTTTCACCTCGCAACGGACGAACTGCGACGACATCAAGTTAATTGGATGGCAAATTTGGGGGTGGATACAAGGGGCGGCGGCTACAAGGGAAGGGGGGACACAGGACCAAAGGACGAATCTCGGTGGATGGGTGACAAGTGTGGCCAAGGCAACGGATCCCGATTACAATCTAAGCCAGAGCAAAGCCCACGGCACACATTCACAAGGCATTCACATGGCGATTCGAGGCGAGCAAACAGACATTAACACGTGAGCGCGGTTATCTGCAGGATCTGCACTAAATCTCGGAGTCTCGAATCTCTGAATCACTGAATACCCGAGTGTGTTTGCCACTTGGCACCTCCTCAAAACAAATACCCTACCCACTCAAAAGGGAACTAGgccttttggcttttgccaGTTTTTTTGACACtaaactaattaaaagtttgccAGACTCCGGGTTTCGGGCTGGCCAGTCCATATGGCCTCGACTACGGCTTATTGGCATAAATTACGCATTGAAATCACGTAAGTGTCGGGGGCAAAATTTAATCAGAGAGTGCGGCGACTAAGCAAGAATTAAATTTAGCAAcataaccaaatcaaaaaagGGCCCTCTGCGCACACGGACATGAAACACGGAACACGGACACAAACAATTTCCCCCTGTGAACGCAGCGGCAAAAAATTTGCACACAAACTACGTGACTTCAATTCCTCAGTgaaaagctttaaaaaaaaaaagagtgtaTAAAATCGGACAGGGTGTACGAACGTGTGTATCTATGTGGTTACCTCTCAATGGCTTTTGTTCGGCTCCGTGTACAACTTTTAATCCTTTGCACTTTTGTCAATGTCACAGACGAGATAGACTCAGATTTAGATGCTGCCCAATGACAACGGATATAAAAAATAGGGACAAGCGAAGACAGCGTTCGCTCCACGAAGTTGCAATGCCCTTTCTTTAAAGTGCATGAATGCCCTGGGAAATAAGATCTAAGAGGAGGGTGTGCCAAGTAGGAAACagcacatttgcatttgctctGAGGACAAAAgatttgtaaaatataaacatttaatttgagcTTAAAAGTGCAAGAGAGTCAGATAagtttgaaataaaaattatactCTGTGTCAATCGAATTCATAAGCCGCTTTCCTTGCGTGTGCCATTCAGATGTACACCAGcgtttttaaaatgtatcgCTTTAAAgcgatttaatttattacaaGGTCCTTAGAGATTCTAAACCATAATACCCTCACCGAAAGTGACAGGACTAAAAAAGGGACGAAATGAACGAAGGACTGCACTCTGTTTGGGAAATAGTTTTTCACCACAATGACATTTCTGCTTTCCGCACACGGATGGATTTTCTGGGCGAGGGAAGAtggccaataaaattaattgattttgagGTTGCCTTTTTTTACGGCTGCCAATGCTGCAGCTGTGTTAACTTTTTTGTTGGTGATTTTGATTTCTGCTTCTGTGACAGTTGACCGCATTTGATTGGCGTCGCTGGATGTAGTCGGATAGAGGATCCTTTGGCTTTAAGGTGGTTTGGGCCAttctaatttaattagtttcgAATGTGGAGCACCTGCAAGTGGCacaattttattgcaattatATGCAACTGAAAGCTTGAAATAGCAAATAAGTACGACTTTGAAAGCAGTCTGATTTGCCttttaaatttccaaataaatatcaataaatggcaaataaataaaatatgccaGTTAATTGGCGTATCGAAATTCGGATTAATTTTTTACGCTTTTCCTTCCTCTCCATTGagcacttggccaaaagagaAGGGGCAAGCAGCAATTGTAAGCGTAAACGTGAACGTAAACGCTTTCAACAGCTCTCCTTTTGCATCTGGCATTGATttccgttttccatttttattaacaagcatttaaatgcaatgaACTGAAATGCGAGTCTCTGaatgtgtataaatatttctggctGGCCCTttgttgaattatttttatggcttgCCATAGTGTAGATGGCATTTCATGGCTGATTTAACTCGGCTGCCTAACAGTTTCGTCTGGGGATATGGAGCCTCTACTCCCAACTTCGAACCGCttttccgattccgatttcgattcaGATTCCGATTCTACGGCTCCTcttattgctgttgttattcATTCGTTTgcattccctttttttttttgtttttttttttgttcccaCTAGCATGTCAGTGGCGTAAATGAAAACGCAAACGGGGCGTATGATTAATGTGGTTTACATATGAAAACGAGACTCCGTCCCAGAACTCCATTCCACTGCTGTCTCTTCCGGCTTCTTTGActgtgttgctgttgttgctcgcAGTGCttattcaataatttattgctgGCAGCCTCAGCCACTTACAATGTCAGAAAAATATGCGCGAAATATGCATAAAAGTATTACATGCAGGCTTTTGTCAGCTGGGCGGCATGTCAACCTCCCACCTCGcagtatatgtatatatatatacatatataccctGTATATGCCCATCCTTATCGCTGAAAGGGAAAGCTAAAGCTTTAATAAATCACAAAATATGGGATTATCAATTAATGGGCTGCCGAGAATTTCACAGGGTCTTCAAAGTTGATAAGCAATTAAGTTTAATGAGACTGTAAATGGCAGGGTGACGGGATGGAGGGGTGGTAGGTGGACAGCGCACTTGGACTGAAACAATAAATGTGAGccaaaattaataattaaatttgtggAGACTTCAAAGGGTTTTCCTTTTTACAATCTGAATTCGATCCTGGCATAAAAGCGCTCCAGGGTACGAACTTAAGAAACTACTGCTACTAATTATCTGTTGCTTTAATATGAAATCGTTTcctatatttaaaatataatttattttaagcatAATTCCAATTTtgtaacaattaaaaatatatgaatttataCCCTTTCGGCAGGAAAAAGTCTATTTGAAGCTGGTCAAACGAGTGAGAGGTATCTGTAAGTCGGACACTCAATTTGGTTAGTATTGAAAAACCATGTTTTAGGCTTCCATACAAGATTTATTTCCAATGATAACATCACTCCACACAACAATTATAAACAGATCATATACAGATCATTAAAATCTGCGGAATTGGAGTGTTGTAATTCCAGTGGCACATAGAACAATGCAGTTTGCGTTACTGGTGTTCCTTTGCAGTTGCCTCATGTGGCAAGTGGTCAGTGGTCGTTCTGCATTTAGGGTGCCGATATTAATTCGTTTATTTCCTTTTAGATGGAGTCTCAAATGGTTTACAAGCTGAAAAAGATCGAGTGCAACCCAAATCCGTCGCGGGTACAAAACGTTACCTGTCGCTTGAAGCCAATCAATTGGAATGTGGCGGAGGCCAATATGGACTGCGATTTGGTTGAACCTATAGTGCGCCCAATGGTAAGTTGGCATGTGAGTTTTAGATACAGCCCGGTATTAATGCATTGGCCTGCAGATTCGCCTTCAGGTGCTCAAGAAGGACTACAGCAATCAGTTCCAGCCATTTCTAATCGACGTTAAGTTCGGAATCTGCGATGTGGTGGAGAAGAGGAACTTCTTTCCCTACGGTCTGATGCTTTGGAAGTTGCTGAAACGCTATTCCAACGTTAACCACTCTTGTCCATTCTCGGTATTTGTTGATGCCAGGGTTTCTAGCGTGAGAAGTACTTACCAATATTTGCAACTTCAGGGTCACCTAAGCACGCGAAATGGAAATATGGAATCTGAATTACTTCCACCTTTCCCAGAGGGTCTATTTCAATTCCGTATTACATTCTCGGATAGCAATTCAACCAACAGCGATTACCTGGGCACTGTGAAAATTTACATTCAAGTCATGGAGGCCataaagaacaaaaaaaaaacagccccttaaaatgataaaatataaaatataaaataatactaataacGCAATGTACATATTACATTTGCACATGTGAAAGGGTTAATGGCCCTTTTTGCAGTGTACTCGTATGTTTACAAAtcaacaatttattatcatTAGTGGGGCACAATGGCGCATGACTGATGTGATTGTGGGCTGAACTTGAACCGCTGGCGATAAATCTGCAGTTCCGCTCTGATCCGGAGCACTTACTCGCATATTTGGAACGCCGCCAGATGACAGTTCGAAATGAGCAGCCAAAAGATTGGGATCGTGGGCAGTGGGTTGATCGGCAGGGCGTGGGCGATGCTCTTCGCGGCAGCTGGCTATCGAGTCCAGCTGTACGACATCCTGGAGAGCCAGTTGGCCATTGCCCTGCAGGAGCTGGACAAGGAACTGCACCGCCTGGAGGAGCAGGGCGC is part of the Drosophila yakuba strain Tai18E2 chromosome 2R, Prin_Dyak_Tai18E2_2.1, whole genome shotgun sequence genome and encodes:
- the LOC26535421 gene encoding rRNA N6-adenosine-methyltransferase ZCCHC4 translates to MFDNKSDKLLLEMEEGDAAPEDQHPRCEHGPTVLFYRQSQLPGQGYYACSAHRDSKLCNYHLPANQWKGQPCGTKLPKQDYPLPSRKTAHPATPDPTLSLTALSQDKVNAQYFFDEAALNFLANQCENIGASKVICMGAPRLHFHLRHKLQSFLLDLDERFAEYLGSEEFCLYNMCNNQFFYDRKPFEQFLEGTSSDQLVIVTDPPFGCRTELISHTLRSLRKLHNQINRLPSTPLSIFWIYPYYSANHIRKEMPELEMCDYRINYTNHLRYTNVGKQSRFCGSPVRLFTNVPLRLLQLPLEEGYKYCPKCDCHTAKENLHCNSCEKCPSVNGQTYKHCESCDACVKPNYVHCSNCRRCTQKEGHNCSFYQTKQHCWLCGQKGHIETKCLSLQKRRANYTKGCLLCGKRNHREKRCSYRTKYFREHCFMNETTIQIL
- the LOC6530420 gene encoding uncharacterized protein LOC6530420; its protein translation is MQFALLVFLCSCLMWQVMESQMVYKLKKIECNPNPSRVQNVTCRLKPINWNVAEANMDCDLVEPIVRPMIRLQVLKKDYSNQFQPFLIDVKFGICDVVEKRNFFPYGLMLWKLLKRYSNVNHSCPFSGHLSTRNGNMESELLPPFPEGLFQFRITFSDSNSTNSDYLGTVKIYIQVMEAIKNKKKTA